One Bacillus spongiae DNA window includes the following coding sequences:
- the dnaJ gene encoding molecular chaperone DnaJ, translated as MSKRDYYEVLGVGNNASQDEIKKSYRKLSKKYHPDINKAADAADKFKEVKEAYETLSDDQKRAHYDQFGHTDPNQGFGGGAGAGFGGFEDIFNSFFGGGGRRRDPNAPQQGADLQYTMTLSFEDAVFGKETEVEIPREETCNTCDGSGAKPGTHPETCSHCQGKGQLNVEQDTPFGRIVNRRVCHYCEGTGKQIKNKCTTCGGKGKVKKRRKINVKIPAGIDDGQQLRVPGQGEPGVNGGPTGDLYVVFHVKSHDFFERDGDDIYCEMPIHFPQATLGDEIQVPTLHGKVKLKIPAGTQTGTRFRLKGKGVPNVRGYGQGDQHIIVKVVTPTKLSEKQKSLLREFADLSGGIPDEQNHSIFDKVKRAFKGE; from the coding sequence ATGAGTAAGAGGGATTATTATGAGGTATTAGGTGTGGGGAACAATGCTTCTCAAGATGAGATAAAAAAGTCTTATCGAAAACTATCTAAAAAATACCATCCAGATATCAATAAAGCAGCTGATGCTGCTGATAAATTTAAAGAAGTAAAAGAAGCTTATGAAACATTAAGCGATGATCAGAAGCGTGCCCATTATGATCAATTTGGTCATACAGATCCAAACCAAGGATTTGGTGGAGGAGCAGGTGCTGGTTTCGGCGGCTTCGAAGATATCTTTAACTCTTTCTTTGGAGGGGGAGGAAGACGACGTGATCCTAATGCCCCACAACAAGGTGCAGATCTTCAGTACACAATGACTCTATCATTTGAAGATGCTGTTTTTGGAAAAGAAACAGAAGTTGAGATACCTCGAGAAGAAACATGTAATACATGTGATGGTAGTGGTGCTAAACCAGGTACACATCCTGAAACATGCTCACACTGTCAAGGAAAAGGCCAGTTAAATGTCGAGCAAGATACTCCATTTGGTCGAATTGTAAATCGTCGTGTATGTCACTACTGTGAAGGAACTGGAAAACAGATTAAGAACAAATGTACGACTTGCGGAGGAAAAGGAAAAGTCAAAAAACGTCGCAAAATTAACGTGAAAATTCCAGCGGGAATTGACGATGGTCAACAGCTACGAGTACCAGGTCAAGGAGAACCTGGAGTCAATGGGGGACCAACTGGAGATCTATACGTTGTCTTCCACGTAAAATCTCATGATTTCTTTGAAAGAGATGGAGATGACATCTACTGTGAAATGCCAATCCATTTCCCACAAGCTACACTTGGTGATGAAATCCAAGTTCCAACACTTCATGGAAAAGTGAAGCTTAAAATCCCGGCTGGAACTCAAACTGGAACTCGTTTCCGTTTGAAAGGAAAAGGTGTGCCGAATGTAAGAGGATACGGGCAAGGAGATCAGCACATCATAGTCAAAGTTGTGACACCAACAAAATTATCAGAGAAGCAAAAGTCGTTATTGCGTGAATTTGCTGACCTTAGCGGTGGCATACCTGATGAGCAAAATCATAGTATTTTTGACAAAGTAAAAAGAGCCTTTAAAGGTGAATAA
- the prmA gene encoding 50S ribosomal protein L11 methyltransferase, whose protein sequence is MKWSEISIHTTNEAIEPVSNILHEAGASGVVIEDPFDLIKEREDQFGELYQLNPNDYPVEGVIVKAYLPVNSFLGETVEEIKLAINNLMSYNIDVGHNKVEISEVNEEEWATAWKKYYHPVKISERFTIVPTWENYKPVSSDELIIELDPGMAFGTGTHPTTVMCIQALERTVKKGDEIIDVGTGSGVLSIASAMLGGKAVQALDLDEVAVRSARLNIKLNKVHDVVSVSQNNLLEGIDGQKDVIVANILAEIILRFTDDSFNLVKPGGYFITSGIIQPKKQEVKDALIHAGFEIEEILLMEDWVAIIAKRPEKEAL, encoded by the coding sequence ATGAAATGGTCTGAAATAAGTATTCATACGACAAATGAAGCGATTGAACCAGTTTCTAATATTTTACATGAAGCAGGTGCTAGCGGAGTCGTCATTGAGGATCCGTTTGATCTAATTAAAGAAAGAGAAGATCAATTTGGTGAGCTCTACCAGCTCAATCCAAATGATTACCCAGTAGAAGGGGTCATTGTGAAAGCATATTTACCCGTAAACAGCTTCTTAGGTGAAACGGTTGAAGAAATTAAACTTGCGATAAATAATTTAATGTCTTATAACATCGATGTTGGCCATAACAAAGTAGAAATTTCAGAAGTGAATGAAGAAGAGTGGGCGACTGCTTGGAAGAAATATTATCACCCTGTTAAGATATCGGAACGTTTTACCATTGTTCCAACTTGGGAGAACTATAAACCGGTTTCAAGTGATGAATTGATCATTGAATTAGATCCTGGAATGGCTTTTGGAACAGGGACTCACCCGACAACTGTTATGTGCATTCAAGCACTTGAACGAACGGTGAAAAAAGGTGATGAGATTATCGATGTTGGCACAGGCTCAGGGGTATTGAGCATCGCCTCAGCCATGCTTGGAGGAAAGGCAGTTCAAGCTTTAGATCTAGATGAAGTAGCTGTTCGATCGGCACGATTAAATATAAAACTAAATAAAGTACATGATGTCGTTTCCGTTTCTCAAAATAACCTATTAGAAGGCATCGATGGGCAAAAAGACGTAATCGTAGCCAATATATTAGCAGAGATTATTCTTCGTTTTACTGACGATTCCTTTAATCTTGTCAAACCTGGTGGCTATTTTATTACATCTGGTATTATTCAACCGAAAAAGCAAGAGGTGAAGGATGCACTCATTCATGCAGGGTTTGAAATAGAAGAAATTTTGTTGATGGAAGATTGGGTTGCAATCATCGCAAAGCGCCCAGAAAAAGAAGCTCTTTGA
- a CDS encoding 16S rRNA (uracil(1498)-N(3))-methyltransferase, producing MQRYFVNTHANDQGTFKVEHEDAHHMLKVMRMKPGDCFFSVFLNGQSALAKIVEITSESVIASVIEWKDEDKELPVGVTIVSGLPKGDKLEYVIQKGTELGAARFIPFKADRSIVKWDAKKASKKRDRWEKIAKEAAEQSHRTIVPTIDEPQTLQELVAISQNYDHKLIAYEEAAKEGEYSVLATKLANVSPGDSLLFVFGPEGGLSTDEVVHLKENGFQACGLGPRILRTETAPLYALSAISFKFELMR from the coding sequence ATGCAACGATATTTTGTAAACACCCATGCAAATGATCAAGGGACTTTTAAAGTCGAACATGAAGATGCCCATCATATGTTAAAAGTGATGAGGATGAAACCGGGGGATTGTTTTTTTAGTGTATTTCTGAATGGGCAATCTGCTTTGGCAAAAATAGTTGAGATTACCAGTGAATCCGTTATCGCTTCCGTTATAGAATGGAAGGATGAAGACAAAGAGCTTCCAGTAGGCGTAACCATTGTGAGCGGGCTGCCGAAAGGGGATAAGCTTGAATATGTCATTCAAAAGGGAACAGAGCTAGGGGCAGCTAGGTTTATCCCTTTTAAAGCCGATCGCTCTATTGTGAAATGGGACGCTAAAAAAGCGTCGAAAAAACGGGACAGATGGGAGAAAATTGCGAAGGAAGCTGCTGAGCAATCCCACCGTACCATAGTTCCGACCATTGATGAACCACAGACCTTGCAAGAGCTTGTGGCAATTAGTCAAAACTATGACCATAAGCTCATTGCTTATGAGGAAGCTGCAAAGGAAGGAGAGTATTCCGTTCTTGCTACTAAGTTAGCGAATGTTTCTCCTGGTGACAGTCTTCTCTTTGTTTTTGGGCCAGAAGGTGGTCTATCAACAGATGAAGTAGTACACCTTAAAGAGAATGGCTTCCAAGCCTGTGGTCTTGGTCCTAGAATATTACGAACGGAAACAGCACCACTTTATGCTTTATCTGCAATATCATTTAAATTTGAACTAATGAGGTGA
- the mtaB gene encoding tRNA (N(6)-L-threonylcarbamoyladenosine(37)-C(2))-methylthiotransferase MtaB produces MPTVAFHTLGCKVNHYETEAIWQLFKENQYERVDFEKSSDVYVINTCTVTNTGDKKSRQVIRRAIRKNPDAVICVTGCYAQTSPAEIMAIPGVDIVVGTQDRHKLIEYIDQYKQERQPINAVRNIMKNRVYEELDVPAFTDRTRASLKIQEGCNNFCTFCIIPWARGLMRSREPQEVIKQAQQLVDAGYKEIVLTGIHTGGYGEDMKDYNLAMLLTDLEKQVKGLKRIRISSIEASQLTDEVIEVIDRSKLVVRHLHVPLQSGSNTVLKRMRRKYTMEFFGERLDKLKKALPGLAVTSDVIVGFPGETEEEFMETYNFIKKHKFSELHVFPYSKRTGTPAARMDDQVDEEIKNERVHRLISLSNQLAKEYSSQFEGEVLEVIPEERFKNDRESGLYEGYSDNYLKVVFPATEDMVGKLVKVKITKAGYPHNEGQFVRMLDEGIPDEQTAVI; encoded by the coding sequence ATGCCGACTGTCGCTTTTCACACACTAGGCTGTAAAGTAAATCATTATGAAACAGAAGCGATTTGGCAGTTGTTTAAAGAGAATCAATACGAACGTGTTGATTTTGAAAAATCATCAGATGTTTACGTAATCAATACATGTACGGTTACGAATACAGGTGACAAGAAAAGTCGTCAAGTCATTCGTCGAGCGATTCGTAAAAACCCTGATGCTGTCATATGTGTAACAGGATGTTATGCACAAACTTCTCCTGCCGAGATTATGGCTATTCCAGGAGTTGATATTGTTGTAGGAACGCAAGATCGCCATAAATTAATTGAGTATATTGATCAATATAAACAAGAGAGACAACCGATTAATGCGGTTCGAAATATAATGAAAAACCGTGTATATGAAGAATTAGATGTACCAGCATTTACAGATCGTACGAGAGCTTCTTTAAAAATTCAAGAAGGTTGTAACAACTTCTGTACTTTTTGTATCATTCCGTGGGCGCGCGGATTAATGCGTTCTCGTGAACCACAAGAAGTAATAAAGCAGGCACAACAACTTGTAGATGCAGGCTATAAAGAAATCGTATTAACAGGTATTCACACGGGTGGATATGGTGAAGATATGAAGGACTACAACCTTGCTATGCTATTAACCGATCTAGAGAAGCAAGTAAAAGGGTTAAAACGAATTCGTATATCGTCCATTGAAGCAAGTCAACTGACGGATGAAGTGATTGAAGTTATCGATCGTTCTAAATTGGTAGTGCGTCATCTTCACGTCCCACTTCAGTCGGGCTCAAATACAGTACTAAAACGGATGAGAAGAAAATACACGATGGAATTTTTTGGGGAGCGTCTTGATAAACTGAAAAAGGCACTGCCTGGCCTCGCTGTAACTTCTGACGTTATCGTAGGTTTCCCAGGGGAAACGGAAGAAGAATTTATGGAGACGTACAATTTTATTAAAAAGCATAAATTCTCTGAGTTACATGTGTTCCCATATTCTAAACGGACAGGTACACCGGCTGCGCGTATGGATGATCAAGTTGATGAAGAAATAAAAAATGAGCGTGTCCACCGCTTAATTTCTCTTTCCAATCAATTGGCGAAAGAATACAGCTCTCAGTTTGAAGGAGAAGTTCTAGAAGTTATTCCTGAAGAGCGATTCAAAAATGATAGAGAAAGTGGATTATATGAAGGGTACTCCGATAATTATTTAAAAGTAGTTTTCCCAGCAACTGAAGATATGGTAGGGAAACTTGTGAAAGTAAAAATTACGAAAGCGGGTTACCCGCATAATGAAGGTCAATTTGTTAGAATGTTGGACGAAGGAATACCTGACGAACAAACGGCGGTTATATAA
- the deoC gene encoding deoxyribose-phosphate aldolase: MTKEIAKMIDHTLLKAEATTEQIVTICEEAREYSFASVCVNPTWVPLASEKLQGSEVKVCTVIGFPLGANTPETKAFETKNAIENGATEVDMVINLSALKSGDLNLVERDIRAVVDAAKGKALTKVIIETCLLTDEEKVTACELAVKTGADYVKTSTGFSTGGATPEDVALMRKTVGPDIGVKASGGVRNVADAEAVIKAGATRIGASSGVKIVQGLTSDSDY; this comes from the coding sequence ATGACAAAAGAAATAGCAAAAATGATTGATCATACATTATTAAAAGCGGAGGCAACTACAGAGCAAATAGTAACTATTTGTGAGGAAGCAAGAGAATACTCGTTTGCATCAGTATGTGTGAATCCTACATGGGTACCGTTAGCAAGTGAGAAATTACAAGGCTCAGAAGTTAAGGTTTGTACGGTTATTGGCTTCCCTCTTGGTGCTAACACGCCTGAAACAAAAGCCTTTGAAACAAAGAATGCGATTGAAAATGGCGCTACGGAAGTAGATATGGTAATCAATCTTAGTGCTTTAAAAAGTGGAGACTTAAACCTTGTAGAGCGAGATATTCGTGCAGTTGTAGATGCAGCAAAAGGAAAAGCATTAACGAAAGTTATCATTGAAACTTGCTTGTTAACAGATGAAGAAAAAGTAACGGCTTGTGAGCTGGCTGTCAAAACAGGTGCAGATTATGTGAAAACTTCTACAGGCTTCTCAACAGGTGGTGCAACACCAGAAGATGTTGCATTAATGAGAAAAACTGTAGGGCCAGATATCGGAGTGAAAGCATCAGGTGGAGTACGAAATGTTGCGGATGCTGAAGCTGTGATTAAAGCAGGAGCTACTCGAATTGGAGCGAGCTCTGGTGTGAAAATTGTTCAAGGCTTAACAAGCGATTCGGACTATTAA
- a CDS encoding Na/Pi symporter — protein sequence MVTLGSLILLVGSFIVGMIILREGLFRIAGDSMNHWLQHYTKTSVRGLITGTICTGLLQSSSIVTVMTIGFVSTGILSFYQSIGIILGTNIGTTLTLEFLSFSVKQLSVPLLIIGICLTLFKEKNLISSGIICIGLAIILLSMTGFESLSASLSNSKWFLSMINSMKLYPLLALFIGIIFSSIVQSSTATTVLAMSLLSTQNIGINEGILIMLGANIGTCITGMIASIGSGEDARLTAWVHVWLNIISVGACLPFTSYLGSISQQLSSDPAIQLAHASVLFNVVTSLIVLPFIKPFQSFILFLHSNKIS from the coding sequence ATGGTGACCTTAGGTTCATTAATTTTATTAGTAGGTTCCTTTATAGTTGGCATGATTATTTTAAGAGAAGGGTTATTTAGAATCGCTGGGGATTCAATGAACCACTGGCTTCAACACTACACAAAAACATCGGTCAGAGGGCTTATAACAGGTACGATTTGTACGGGATTATTACAAAGCAGTTCAATTGTAACTGTTATGACAATTGGTTTTGTGTCAACAGGTATCCTTTCTTTTTACCAATCCATCGGCATCATTCTTGGTACAAATATTGGAACGACTTTAACTTTAGAATTTCTGTCCTTCTCAGTTAAACAACTGAGTGTTCCTTTACTTATTATCGGCATATGCCTTACATTATTTAAGGAAAAAAATTTAATAAGTAGCGGGATTATTTGCATAGGTTTAGCAATTATTCTGTTATCAATGACAGGGTTTGAATCTCTTTCTGCAAGCTTAAGCAATAGTAAATGGTTTTTGTCTATGATTAATTCCATGAAGCTTTATCCATTATTAGCTTTATTTATCGGCATTATTTTCTCTAGTATCGTTCAATCAAGTACAGCCACTACTGTGTTAGCAATGAGCTTACTTTCAACTCAAAATATCGGAATTAATGAAGGTATTTTGATTATGCTTGGAGCAAATATTGGCACGTGTATTACCGGTATGATTGCAAGTATCGGAAGCGGAGAGGATGCAAGATTAACGGCTTGGGTTCATGTTTGGCTAAATATTATTAGCGTAGGTGCTTGCCTACCATTTACGTCTTATCTCGGTAGTATAAGTCAACAATTAAGCTCGGATCCTGCTATTCAGCTCGCTCATGCAAGTGTCCTCTTTAATGTTGTGACTTCTCTTATTGTACTGCCTTTTATTAAGCCATTTCAGTCATTTATTTTATTTCTGCATTCCAACAAAATTTCCTAA
- the rpsU gene encoding 30S ribosomal protein S21: protein MSKTVVRKNESLEDALRRFKRSVSKTGTLQEYRKREFYEKPSVKRKKKSEAARKRKF, encoded by the coding sequence ATGTCAAAAACAGTTGTTCGTAAAAACGAATCGCTTGAAGATGCTCTTCGTCGCTTCAAACGTTCTGTATCAAAAACTGGAACTTTGCAAGAGTATAGAAAGCGCGAATTCTATGAAAAGCCTAGCGTAAAGCGTAAAAAGAAGTCTGAAGCTGCTAGAAAACGTAAGTTTTAA
- a CDS encoding GatB/YqeY domain-containing protein, with amino-acid sequence MSLLERLNQDMKQAMRNKEKEKLSVIRMLKSSLQNEAIKLGNPELTEDEELTVLSREVKQRKDSLHEFEKANRGDLVEKIQSELAYVEIYMPKQLSEEEVEVIVKETVMEVNASSKAEMGKVMGAIMPKVKGKADGNLVQKVVQKFLS; translated from the coding sequence ATGAGTCTTCTCGAGCGTTTAAATCAAGATATGAAGCAAGCGATGAGAAACAAAGAAAAAGAAAAGCTTTCCGTAATCAGGATGCTTAAATCATCATTACAAAATGAAGCGATTAAGCTCGGGAATCCGGAGCTTACTGAAGACGAAGAGTTGACAGTCCTTTCTCGTGAAGTAAAGCAACGCAAAGACTCCCTCCATGAATTCGAGAAAGCCAATCGCGGCGATCTTGTGGAAAAAATTCAATCTGAATTAGCTTACGTAGAAATATATATGCCTAAGCAGCTTTCAGAAGAAGAGGTAGAAGTCATTGTTAAAGAAACAGTGATGGAAGTAAATGCTTCTTCAAAGGCTGAAATGGGAAAAGTGATGGGAGCTATCATGCCTAAAGTCAAAGGTAAGGCTGATGGAAATCTTGTCCAAAAAGTAGTTCAGAAGTTTTTATCCTGA
- a CDS encoding nodulation protein NfeD translates to MKKIVPILLLLMSIGLMVPAALSAQNEKVAVVPLHNEVEKGLAQFLKRAVNEAEEAGAETIIFDIDTPGGLVDAAGDISQMLQDVKMKKVAFVNDEAISAGAFLALNADEIYMVPSARMGAAAIIDQEGNTAGKKAESYWLTTMETAAENSDRDPIYALAMADEDIDLPDLNAPKGKLLTLNAQSALEVGYSNGTVKNLDELLTAIGLEDAELISIEESFAEKLARFITNPIVVPILLSIASLGFIVELYSPGIGIPGAMGLTALLLFFYGHLVAGLAGFESLILFVIGVILIIVEFFIPGGIAAILGVAAIIGSIIMAGGNVVYMGISLLIALFVAIIAMVVFVKVFGKKMNLFNKIILKDSTSTEGGYVTNLTRHELIGLVGITTTPLRPAGTMMIDDERIDVVSEGSFIAQNVEVKVIKTEGARIIVRELVKDEGGN, encoded by the coding sequence ATGAAAAAAATAGTGCCAATTCTTTTACTATTAATGTCGATTGGCTTAATGGTCCCTGCTGCTTTATCTGCTCAGAATGAAAAAGTCGCTGTTGTTCCCCTTCATAATGAAGTTGAGAAAGGGTTGGCTCAGTTTCTAAAAAGAGCGGTTAATGAAGCAGAGGAAGCTGGGGCAGAGACGATCATTTTTGATATTGATACACCTGGGGGGCTTGTAGATGCAGCAGGTGATATCTCACAAATGTTACAAGACGTGAAGATGAAGAAAGTAGCTTTTGTCAATGATGAAGCCATATCAGCTGGAGCATTTCTCGCGTTGAATGCTGATGAAATATACATGGTACCTTCAGCACGAATGGGAGCTGCTGCAATTATTGACCAAGAAGGAAATACAGCTGGTAAGAAGGCTGAGAGTTACTGGTTGACAACAATGGAGACGGCAGCTGAGAATAGTGATAGAGACCCAATCTACGCACTGGCAATGGCCGATGAAGACATTGATTTACCTGATTTGAACGCCCCTAAGGGTAAATTGCTAACGTTAAATGCACAAAGTGCACTAGAGGTTGGCTATTCGAACGGGACAGTAAAGAATCTAGACGAGTTATTAACGGCTATTGGATTAGAAGATGCTGAACTTATATCTATTGAGGAATCCTTCGCTGAAAAATTAGCTCGTTTTATTACAAATCCCATCGTTGTTCCGATTTTATTGTCGATTGCAAGTTTAGGGTTTATAGTAGAACTGTATTCTCCTGGCATAGGAATACCTGGTGCAATGGGATTAACTGCTTTGCTGCTGTTTTTCTACGGACATCTTGTTGCAGGATTAGCGGGATTTGAATCGCTTATTTTGTTTGTTATAGGTGTCATTTTAATCATTGTAGAATTCTTTATACCGGGTGGTATTGCTGCAATCTTAGGTGTTGCTGCCATCATTGGAAGTATTATAATGGCAGGGGGAAATGTCGTATATATGGGGATTTCTTTACTTATTGCTTTATTTGTAGCTATTATAGCAATGGTAGTATTCGTAAAAGTATTTGGGAAAAAAATGAATCTATTTAATAAAATCATTTTAAAAGATTCAACAAGTACAGAAGGTGGATATGTAACGAATCTCACCCGTCATGAACTCATTGGTTTAGTTGGTATAACAACGACTCCGCTAAGACCAGCTGGGACGATGATGATTGATGATGAACGAATCGATGTTGTTTCTGAAGGTAGCTTTATTGCACAAAATGTTGAAGTAAAGGTCATAAAAACAGAAGGTGCAAGAATCATTGTTAGAGAACTTGTAAAAGATGAAGGAGGAAATTAG
- the floA gene encoding flotillin-like protein FloA (flotillin-like protein involved in membrane lipid rafts) yields the protein MPLTPETIFILLAVVIGVILLAVLFTFVPVMLWISALAAGVRISIFTLIGMRLRRVIPSRVINPLIKASKAGLNVTINQLESHYLAGGNVDRVVNALIAAHRANIELTFERTAAIDLAGRDVLEAVQMSVNPSVIETPFIAGVAMDGIEVKAKARITVRANIDRLVGGAGEETVIARVGEGIVSTIGSSDNHKKVLENPDLISQTVLTKGLDAGTAFEILSIDIADVDIGKNIGAELQTEQAEADKNIAQAKAEERRAMAVANEQEMKARVEEMRAKVVEAEAEVPLAMAEALRSGNMGVMDYMNLRNIDADTEMRDSIGKMTGEDKDQDIDKE from the coding sequence ATGCCGTTAACACCCGAAACAATTTTTATTTTATTAGCTGTTGTCATTGGTGTAATTTTATTAGCTGTATTATTTACTTTTGTACCCGTTATGCTGTGGATTTCAGCATTAGCAGCTGGAGTGAGAATATCAATCTTTACGCTAATTGGGATGAGACTACGTCGAGTAATACCAAGTCGAGTCATTAATCCATTGATTAAGGCTTCCAAAGCAGGACTTAATGTTACAATCAATCAACTTGAAAGTCATTATTTGGCTGGAGGAAATGTTGATAGGGTTGTAAACGCTTTAATTGCTGCTCATCGTGCTAACATTGAATTAACGTTTGAACGTACAGCAGCCATTGATTTAGCTGGTCGTGATGTACTAGAAGCTGTACAAATGAGCGTTAATCCAAGCGTAATCGAAACTCCATTTATTGCAGGGGTAGCAATGGATGGAATTGAAGTGAAAGCAAAAGCAAGAATTACGGTCCGTGCCAATATTGATCGACTTGTTGGTGGTGCGGGAGAAGAAACAGTTATTGCCCGTGTAGGTGAAGGAATTGTTTCTACGATTGGTTCTTCTGACAATCATAAAAAAGTATTAGAAAACCCTGACTTAATCTCTCAAACTGTTTTAACGAAAGGTCTAGATGCAGGGACAGCCTTTGAAATTTTATCCATTGATATTGCTGATGTAGATATCGGTAAAAATATTGGGGCGGAACTTCAGACGGAGCAAGCAGAAGCAGATAAAAATATTGCGCAAGCGAAAGCCGAAGAAAGACGAGCGATGGCTGTAGCAAATGAACAGGAAATGAAAGCACGCGTTGAAGAAATGAGAGCGAAGGTTGTGGAAGCAGAAGCCGAAGTACCACTTGCAATGGCAGAAGCGCTTCGTTCAGGAAATATGGGTGTAATGGATTATATGAACCTTCGCAATATTGATGCAGATACTGAAATGAGAGATTCAATCGGTAAGATGACAGGTGAAGACAAAGATCAGGATATAGATAAAGAATAA
- the yqfC gene encoding sporulation protein YqfC: MAKKLMQRWRQWLTKHMDLPEDVMMDLPRITMVGQLHIYIENHNGLLSFTDKEVRLLLKQGQLLIKGKKLVIKTILPEEILLEGKIQQVLYLEES; this comes from the coding sequence ATGGCTAAAAAATTGATGCAACGATGGCGTCAATGGTTAACTAAGCACATGGACCTTCCAGAGGATGTCATGATGGACTTACCTAGAATAACCATGGTCGGACAGCTTCATATTTATATTGAAAATCATAATGGATTATTGTCCTTTACAGATAAAGAGGTTCGTTTGCTACTGAAACAAGGTCAATTATTAATAAAAGGGAAGAAATTAGTCATTAAAACAATTTTACCAGAAGAAATATTATTAGAAGGAAAAATTCAACAAGTATTGTATCTTGAAGAATCATAA
- the yqfD gene encoding sporulation protein YqfD gives MLKNQWMTFMTGKIIVKVTGKGIERLINILIRREISIWNVKRVGTEAVIFTFALQDLHRFRHAVRKSECKVTFLFGRGIPFMWKRTKKNSGFMIGAGLFIFTIMLLSNMVWDIEVNGASPETEHTLKKALTEMGIRAGSFQFLIPDAEYIQEELTMKMDNITWVGVELKGTTFHFQVVEKTAPDEKEMAGPQHLVATKAAVVSKIFVEEGKAEVKVHEYVKKGQILVSGLIGKEEQLKAISAKGEILGETWYTSTVTVPLETEFDVLTGEEKKNYSIQLGDISIPIWGFSKPEYSNYQEEETSKHIKFLKWQLPIAVDSRSYKESEAITRIYTKKDATKAALELAREDLLSTLPQDVKILNEKVLHAKEENGKVKVNIHFKVLENIAIGQPIIQGELE, from the coding sequence ATGTTGAAAAACCAATGGATGACATTTATGACTGGTAAAATAATTGTGAAAGTAACAGGTAAGGGGATTGAACGCTTAATAAATATCCTTATTAGAAGAGAAATATCAATATGGAATGTGAAGCGGGTTGGAACAGAAGCAGTCATTTTTACCTTTGCTCTTCAAGATTTGCATAGGTTCAGGCATGCTGTGCGTAAAAGTGAGTGTAAAGTTACCTTCCTTTTTGGACGCGGCATTCCTTTTATGTGGAAACGAACGAAGAAAAATAGTGGTTTTATGATAGGTGCCGGTTTATTTATTTTTACGATTATGCTGTTATCGAATATGGTATGGGACATAGAAGTGAATGGTGCTAGCCCTGAAACAGAGCATACACTAAAAAAAGCATTAACAGAAATGGGAATTAGGGCAGGGTCGTTTCAATTTTTGATACCTGACGCTGAATATATACAGGAAGAATTAACGATGAAAATGGACAATATAACATGGGTAGGCGTGGAGCTGAAAGGGACAACCTTTCATTTCCAGGTCGTTGAAAAAACGGCACCTGATGAAAAAGAAATGGCAGGACCTCAACATTTAGTAGCGACGAAAGCCGCCGTTGTTTCGAAGATATTCGTAGAGGAAGGCAAGGCAGAAGTGAAAGTTCACGAATATGTAAAAAAAGGACAAATTCTCGTCTCGGGATTAATAGGAAAAGAAGAACAACTTAAAGCCATTTCAGCTAAAGGTGAAATATTAGGAGAGACGTGGTATACGAGTACTGTTACGGTTCCTCTTGAAACAGAGTTTGATGTGTTAACGGGTGAGGAGAAAAAAAACTATTCCATTCAATTGGGTGACATATCAATCCCTATTTGGGGATTCAGCAAACCGGAATATTCCAACTATCAGGAAGAAGAAACAAGCAAGCATATCAAATTTTTAAAATGGCAGCTTCCGATAGCAGTTGATTCTAGGAGCTATAAAGAAAGTGAAGCAATTACAAGAATTTATACAAAAAAAGATGCAACCAAAGCGGCTCTTGAGTTAGCGAGAGAAGATCTACTATCCACTCTACCTCAGGATGTAAAGATATTAAATGAAAAAGTTTTGCATGCAAAAGAGGAGAATGGTAAAGTAAAGGTAAATATTCATTTTAAAGTACTTGAAAATATTGCAATCGGACAACCAATCATTCAAGGAGAGTTAGAATGA